A portion of the Marinobacter alexandrii genome contains these proteins:
- a CDS encoding aspartate-semialdehyde dehydrogenase, translating to MKIAVVGASGLVGQKMLQILSERNFPIDELLLVASERSIGKKIPFKGKEYSIISMEDAITAKPDIAIFSAGGSVSLEYAPKFAEVGTVVIDNSSAWRMDTSKKLIVPEVNGYILRIDDRIIANPNCSTIQMVVALKPLHDHFKIKRIVVSTYQSVTGSGKAAVDQLEGERAGKDIQKVYPHKIDMNALPHIDVFQENGYTKEEMKMVLETKKIMGDDSIQVTSTCVRIPTAGGHSEAINVEFENEYTLEQVHSILSKAPGITVVDDPSKNEYPMPINAHDKDDVFVGRIRRDETQPKTLNMWVVSDNLRKGAATNTIQIAEYMLEHSLVY from the coding sequence ATGAAGATTGCTGTTGTTGGAGCTAGTGGGCTGGTGGGCCAAAAAATGCTCCAGATTTTATCTGAAAGAAATTTTCCCATTGATGAGCTCTTATTGGTTGCTTCTGAGCGTTCCATTGGCAAGAAAATCCCATTCAAAGGGAAGGAATATTCAATCATTTCAATGGAAGATGCCATTACAGCAAAACCTGATATTGCCATTTTTTCTGCTGGCGGATCTGTATCGCTAGAATATGCTCCAAAATTTGCTGAAGTAGGCACTGTAGTTATTGATAATTCCTCCGCCTGGAGAATGGATACTTCTAAGAAATTGATAGTTCCGGAAGTAAACGGATATATTTTACGAATCGACGATCGTATAATTGCTAACCCTAATTGTTCAACTATACAAATGGTTGTTGCTTTAAAACCACTGCATGATCATTTTAAAATCAAACGTATTGTAGTGTCTACCTATCAATCTGTTACTGGTTCGGGCAAAGCAGCTGTTGATCAGTTAGAAGGTGAGCGTGCCGGCAAAGACATTCAGAAAGTCTATCCACATAAAATCGACATGAATGCGCTTCCTCATATCGATGTATTTCAAGAAAATGGGTACACGAAAGAGGAAATGAAAATGGTCTTGGAAACCAAAAAAATCATGGGTGACGACTCCATTCAGGTAACATCTACTTGTGTGCGTATCCCCACAGCCGGAGGGCATTCTGAAGCGATAAATGTAGAGTTTGAAAACGAATACACGTTGGAGCAAGTCCACTCTATTCTATCAAAAGCACCTGGTATAACTGTTGTGGATGATCCTTCAAAAAACGAATACCCAATGCCTATCAATGCGCATGACAAAGATGATGTATTCGTGGGTAGAATCAGACGAGATGAGACGCAACCTAAAACATTGAATATGTGGGTAGTCTCTGACAATCTTAGAAAAGGTGCCGCAACCAACACGATCCAGATTGCTGAATATATGCTAGAGCACAGTCTGGTTTACTAA
- a CDS encoding tetratricopeptide repeat-containing sensor histidine kinase, which yields MKLTIYFFLIFGFLSINPASSQDSSMFKVLKLVEDCDSLLYDQPQLSLDFAERANLYANELENDSLIAITLNRIGSAHWSLGNQMAALEKIQESLQLSESNRYQEIGAKNLGNIGDIYAASGLDLDAIGYYKSELDIQKKVNNRFRLFTVNNSLGQAFLGLNNYDSAHFYLDQASNYLDKEFEHLHSIFFFNQAELNFKEGKTLEADSLINLTYQSSTNFDSRRGKVRANQLRAELYRSNGKLEQALNHARIAFDLADQSGVKELIYITSKTLSNCYGELGRYKQAFEKQKLHELYMDSVRNVSIINELELLSYYQRLFRMRVLESKNTTNKEMAEQRQMVIYGLIIILLIAAIMISVIIRRGKKIRKQKRKLEELDVFKSKIFAIVSHDLKSPIQSVSSVIELFNKKLISKEEIEPFLPEVKEKTSNLMNLLNNVFQWAEGQMVGENLSKDIFSLTQVISDLKSELNDRLKEKNIKLSFDKSKEYQLESNGGIVRILLRNLIVNAIKFSQRDSEIRINIIEGKLQTVLEVIDQGVGMNEEMCKRIFNGGLTSTIGTEGEKGNGLGLALCSDFVKGLGGKIEVESEVGKGSIFRVTLKDSSSGQ from the coding sequence TTGAAACTCACTATTTACTTTTTTTTGATATTTGGATTTCTGTCTATTAATCCAGCAAGCTCTCAAGATTCTAGCATGTTCAAGGTGTTGAAACTTGTAGAAGACTGTGATTCATTATTATACGATCAGCCTCAACTTAGCCTTGACTTTGCAGAACGAGCCAATCTATATGCGAATGAGCTAGAAAATGATTCTCTAATTGCAATAACCCTTAATCGTATCGGTAGTGCCCATTGGTCTCTTGGAAATCAAATGGCTGCACTCGAGAAGATACAAGAGTCTCTTCAGCTCTCGGAATCAAATAGATACCAAGAAATCGGAGCAAAAAATCTAGGGAATATTGGAGACATTTATGCAGCATCAGGATTAGACCTTGATGCTATCGGGTATTACAAATCTGAATTAGATATTCAAAAAAAGGTAAATAATCGATTTAGGCTATTTACTGTCAACAACAGTCTAGGCCAAGCCTTTTTAGGCTTGAATAATTACGATTCTGCACATTTTTACTTGGATCAGGCGTCAAATTATCTGGATAAAGAGTTTGAGCATTTACATTCGATTTTCTTTTTTAATCAAGCCGAATTGAATTTTAAGGAGGGTAAAACTTTGGAAGCAGATTCTTTGATTAACCTAACCTATCAGAGCTCTACAAATTTTGACAGCAGGAGAGGAAAAGTACGTGCAAATCAACTGAGAGCAGAGTTATATAGAAGTAATGGAAAACTTGAACAAGCATTAAATCATGCACGTATTGCTTTTGACCTGGCTGATCAGAGTGGAGTGAAGGAGCTTATTTATATCACAAGTAAAACACTATCAAACTGCTATGGAGAATTGGGCAGGTATAAGCAAGCCTTTGAAAAACAAAAGCTTCATGAATTGTACATGGACAGTGTAAGAAATGTGTCGATAATTAACGAATTGGAGCTTCTTTCGTACTATCAAAGATTATTTCGAATGAGAGTGCTAGAGTCTAAGAATACGACGAATAAGGAAATGGCTGAGCAGCGGCAAATGGTAATTTATGGGCTCATTATTATCCTTTTGATTGCGGCCATTATGATTTCCGTAATTATCCGAAGAGGAAAGAAAATTCGAAAGCAGAAGCGAAAACTAGAAGAACTGGATGTATTTAAGTCTAAAATCTTTGCGATTGTATCCCATGATTTAAAGTCTCCAATCCAGTCTGTTTCTTCTGTAATAGAATTGTTCAACAAAAAATTGATTAGTAAAGAGGAGATAGAGCCATTTCTTCCTGAAGTAAAAGAGAAGACCTCAAATCTGATGAATTTACTGAACAACGTCTTTCAATGGGCCGAGGGCCAAATGGTGGGGGAAAACTTAAGTAAGGATATATTTTCTTTAACTCAAGTGATCAGTGATTTAAAAAGTGAATTAAATGATCGTTTAAAAGAGAAGAATATTAAGCTAAGTTTTGATAAATCTAAAGAGTATCAACTTGAATCAAATGGTGGTATAGTAAGAATACTGCTCAGGAACCTTATAGTAAATGCGATCAAATTTTCTCAGAGAGACTCAGAGATACGTATCAATATTATAGAAGGAAAGCTCCAAACCGTGTTAGAGGTGATAGATCAAGGAGTAGGGATGAATGAAGAAATGTGTAAAAGGATTTTCAATGGAGGTTTGACTAGTACTATTGGAACCGAAGGTGAAAAAGGAAATGGCTTAGGTCTTGCGCTTTGTAGCGACTTTGTGAAAGGCCTTGGAGGAAAAATAGAAGTTGAAAGTGAGGTTGGAAAAGGATCGATATTTAGAGTTACGCTTAAGGATTCATCTTCCGGACAATAA
- a CDS encoding triple tyrosine motif-containing protein, with protein sequence MKIVFNQFKKTLIFSTALLVSMLCFAQTGDFILTHHSPKHSEIDNINFEIKADKNGIICIANRFGVLKYDGIDWDFYRTSSSALSLAISEDNTVYVGCLGGFGKLDFANNAYAYIPILESDSLSDHFLQTFATAEYIYFLSDNSLYEYSPKEDAFNRLAEGDFLNGYLSEDTLFVNTYDDLVIKAKNGSIDTLSNTTKQWGLISASPKGEHEFAVDMEGGLYQRKNAQMKPHHHYDRLQEADVVITDLEWVNDSLVACSTIESGVFFLHVDDSSYFEVTDYHSGLPDNEIHDLYADNNQGVWVAHEFGLTRIAPLFPAYSYTNFPGLEGNLIEVQRIRDDLWINTSLGVYYFSQDTSYRSRVYIQKVDKKPSKRTTPTKTVAESPKQKKQEAESEQNVEEEEKSKKKKRKKKGFLNGLFKKKDRASDSEKSDEKSGSFKKKFTSQIQENATSTSKPVDRSQYIRRVEKVVTGVSYQFHHVPGTDGKFKQLLKAKDRILATSHTGIYEITRNSAQLVINEAIKYAYLIPGSNQLIISTERGILKYYELLNNIWTEISGQGFEDIILNVYMDHKGDIWMAGTSHIYQGSITSQGFEILHSYEINNRFYDELSIWEHANALYFINSQGYFKLDRDKDRIVKDRELEKELGSPHHHLHNEKSRVWLYNGKIWHLLLPDGSINEFQYLGVFPNLKYINYDDKLDRYWLITDDNQLLAYSADKIPEMNKSYSIFVKRLVSSSGEMKVTESIALSHDQNTLSVELLKPDYVGLLNPEYQYKLEGLNPEWSNWTHANLIDYSYLPPGDYKLKVRVRDALDQIDEATLLQFTVATPYWQKPWFYAIQVLILAMMIGISSRLSESKSVNRFIKHGLSILTLVIIIQFMQAIINTFISFQSTPVVEFLFDVGIAVMVFPLEFILRKLILKGGLKVSGTTATTEL encoded by the coding sequence ATGAAGATTGTTTTTAATCAATTCAAGAAAACGTTAATTTTTAGTACTGCTTTACTTGTTAGCATGCTTTGTTTCGCTCAAACAGGGGACTTTATTTTAACACACCATTCCCCGAAGCACTCTGAAATTGATAATATCAATTTTGAGATAAAAGCGGACAAGAATGGGATCATTTGCATTGCAAATCGATTCGGAGTATTGAAATATGATGGTATAGATTGGGATTTTTATAGAACCAGTTCTTCTGCTCTTTCATTAGCGATCTCAGAAGACAACACAGTATATGTAGGTTGTCTGGGGGGATTTGGTAAATTGGATTTTGCCAACAATGCATATGCATATATCCCTATTTTAGAAAGCGATTCACTGTCAGATCATTTTTTGCAAACCTTCGCTACTGCAGAATACATTTACTTTTTGAGTGATAATAGCTTATATGAGTATTCTCCAAAGGAAGATGCTTTTAATAGGCTTGCCGAAGGAGATTTTTTAAATGGATATTTATCCGAAGACACCTTATTCGTAAATACGTATGATGATCTAGTAATTAAAGCAAAAAATGGAAGTATTGATACACTCTCAAACACAACCAAGCAATGGGGGTTGATTAGCGCTTCCCCAAAAGGAGAGCATGAGTTTGCTGTTGATATGGAAGGTGGATTATATCAACGAAAAAATGCTCAAATGAAGCCTCATCACCATTATGACAGATTGCAAGAGGCTGACGTTGTTATCACGGATTTGGAATGGGTCAATGATTCACTTGTTGCTTGTTCTACCATTGAATCAGGTGTATTCTTTTTGCATGTAGACGATTCATCTTATTTTGAAGTAACTGATTATCATTCAGGGCTTCCTGATAATGAAATTCACGACCTCTATGCGGACAATAACCAAGGAGTATGGGTAGCACATGAATTTGGACTGACTCGTATTGCTCCATTGTTCCCAGCCTACAGCTATACCAATTTTCCCGGTTTGGAGGGGAATCTGATAGAAGTTCAGCGGATTAGAGACGATTTATGGATCAATACCAGTCTGGGTGTTTATTATTTTTCACAGGACACCTCTTACAGAAGTAGAGTATACATTCAAAAGGTTGATAAAAAACCATCAAAAAGGACTACACCTACAAAAACGGTTGCAGAGTCACCAAAACAGAAGAAACAAGAGGCTGAGTCAGAGCAAAATGTAGAAGAGGAGGAAAAAAGCAAGAAGAAAAAGAGGAAGAAGAAGGGATTCTTAAATGGACTTTTTAAGAAAAAGGACCGGGCCAGCGATTCGGAAAAATCAGATGAAAAGTCAGGGTCTTTCAAGAAAAAATTCACTTCTCAAATACAAGAAAATGCGACATCTACTTCAAAACCAGTTGATAGATCTCAATATATCAGAAGGGTTGAAAAAGTGGTCACTGGAGTGAGCTATCAATTTCACCACGTGCCTGGCACAGATGGGAAATTTAAGCAATTGCTGAAGGCAAAAGATCGGATTTTAGCCACCAGCCATACAGGAATCTATGAGATCACAAGAAACTCAGCCCAACTGGTCATTAATGAAGCAATCAAGTATGCTTATCTCATTCCAGGAAGCAATCAATTAATAATTAGTACCGAGAGAGGAATCCTCAAATATTATGAACTCTTGAACAATATTTGGACTGAAATTTCAGGACAGGGCTTTGAGGATATTATATTGAATGTCTATATGGATCACAAAGGTGATATATGGATGGCTGGGACATCTCATATCTATCAGGGATCTATTACCTCACAAGGATTTGAAATTTTGCACAGCTATGAAATTAACAATAGATTTTATGATGAATTGAGTATCTGGGAACACGCCAATGCACTCTACTTCATAAATTCTCAAGGATACTTTAAGCTGGATAGAGATAAAGATAGGATTGTAAAAGACCGAGAATTAGAGAAAGAATTAGGAAGCCCTCATCATCATTTACATAACGAAAAAAGTAGAGTCTGGCTCTATAATGGCAAGATATGGCACTTGTTGCTTCCTGATGGGAGCATTAATGAATTTCAGTATCTGGGTGTTTTTCCAAATCTTAAGTACATAAACTATGATGATAAACTTGACAGGTATTGGTTGATTACGGACGATAATCAACTTCTGGCTTACTCAGCGGATAAAATACCTGAAATGAATAAGTCATATTCGATTTTTGTAAAGCGGCTTGTAAGTAGCAGTGGAGAGATGAAAGTGACGGAGAGTATTGCACTTTCGCATGACCAAAATACATTGAGTGTTGAACTTCTTAAGCCGGATTATGTCGGACTTTTAAATCCTGAATATCAATATAAGTTGGAAGGGCTAAATCCCGAATGGTCAAATTGGACTCATGCTAATCTAATTGACTACAGTTACCTGCCTCCAGGTGATTACAAGCTAAAGGTTAGAGTTCGCGATGCATTGGATCAAATTGATGAGGCTACTTTATTACAGTTTACTGTTGCAACACCGTATTGGCAAAAACCATGGTTTTATGCTATCCAAGTATTAATACTTGCGATGATGATAGGTATTTCGTCGAGGTTAAGTGAATCAAAATCAGTCAATAGATTTATTAAGCATGGCTTGAGTATTCTTACACTGGTTATTATCATTCAGTTCATGCAAGCAATCATCAATACCTTTATATCTTTTCAAAGTACACCAGTTGTTGAGTTTTTGTTCGATGTGGGGATTGCAGTCATGGTCTTCCCTCTAGAATTTATTTTACGCAAACTCATATTAAAAGGTGGGCTCAAGGTTTCAGGAACAACGGCTACAACTGAACTTTAA
- a CDS encoding lamin tail domain-containing protein, producing MKGILCLICLGLGFSVLAQINSFPENEGFEDSFVEGSDIEFVTNWIGNTVASTNRIFQTSDFRTGANALAVQPITSFDGEILITLNLTGFEDCEINFYAKSNQNGSGNRSALVFFSTSIDGGMNYGTPIQIGDESTFPNLPGQSYNQYSYTLDAVSDNQSNVFVKLFVERNETGSGSAAEFLIDDVEIIADPLTDSDPPTIQSVTAISLTEVDVKFNESVDVTTSQNSNNYGIDGAIDVTNAVVDGIDNSIVHLTTDALTNGTTYAITINNVEDENGNIIASNSQESFQYLVFEEAEEFDVVINEFMPDPNPVVTTLPDAEYVELFNRSSKYFNLENWSLDGESLPVFTLAPGGYVIIVDDDDLGLFSGFSNVLTISSFSLNNSTVDNISLLDDNATTIHAISFVGSTGGVSTELINPNGPDYSQNNFGLSIDPDGGTPGEQNSIFDDTPDTTAPQIESINVISMTELDVTFSEVLEESSAETSANYSIDGGVSINAVALDDMDGSLVHIVVSPLVSGEVRTLSVNDVQDLSANSASDTEPFEYLETEEAVAGDVVINEFLSNPVNNSDDFIELFNNSEKFIDVEGWNIIDASDTSNNLPSFIIRPGEYLIVYDDGSTIDYAAFGNALTISSLTLNNSDDQIEIVNGSDNQIAFIAYEDEQDDGVSLELINPDDPCLSLDSYSTSIDPSGNTPGSQNSVFDDTPDTEAPTVSSFGYSTSLAINFSEKMDASSLMTGEYTVSGGLTIDDIIINGDYPTSINVVFIQGIEKGIIYQFTLSDVSDCAGNAIVETTFSFSMGRAPSFNEVFITEILFDPDPSVGLPEVEFLEIHNIAGDVISTEGMFLIDASSTVELPSINLQPKSYTILTSTAGANEFTQGAVGISNFPSLNNTGEQLILTFQESLISSIDYDPAWHEDSKSDGGYSLEMVDITNPCTASGANWNSSINLNGGTPGAVNSINNEGSVPDNLGPELQKVTAISSDMIRLDFSEKIDPLNVETINLEFEPEVEIERLYQDFQNPISVFVVLTQDLEENIAYQLNAFNVADCNGNLSEADEITFALPIEAQANQILISEVLFNPRTNGVDFVELYNNSDDFITLKNWQLARLDLEGLDDQVILSDEELVLNPRDFIVLTEYANVLLNNYPKGIFSKFFETSTFPTYAQDTGNVIILNAMGEIHERVFYDADYHYDLLESVKGISLERVSYDESANNSSNWRSASSTEGFATPGYANSQSFENDTPVGRVTASPEVFIPGNVGSGRDFTTINYQFDEPGQFANVNIYDQNGRLVKNLAQGASLATSGFFRWDGDTDGGSMARVGYYIIIFEIYDASGNSETIKETVAVGRDF from the coding sequence ATGAAAGGTATTCTTTGTCTGATTTGTTTGGGTTTAGGTTTTTCGGTACTAGCACAGATAAACTCTTTCCCCGAAAATGAAGGTTTTGAAGACTCTTTCGTAGAAGGATCCGATATTGAGTTTGTTACTAATTGGATTGGTAATACTGTGGCATCTACAAATCGAATTTTTCAAACGAGTGATTTTAGAACAGGAGCAAATGCCTTAGCAGTCCAACCAATAACTAGTTTTGATGGGGAGATCTTGATTACTCTGAATTTAACAGGTTTTGAAGACTGTGAAATTAATTTTTATGCTAAATCAAACCAAAATGGCTCTGGAAATAGGTCAGCTTTAGTCTTTTTCTCAACCTCCATTGATGGAGGAATGAATTACGGAACTCCAATACAAATTGGAGATGAAAGCACATTTCCTAACTTACCCGGACAGTCCTATAACCAATACTCCTACACGCTTGATGCCGTCTCAGATAATCAATCTAATGTATTTGTGAAATTATTTGTAGAAAGAAATGAAACTGGTTCTGGTAGTGCTGCTGAATTTTTGATTGATGATGTCGAAATAATAGCAGACCCTTTAACAGACTCAGATCCCCCCACTATTCAATCGGTGACGGCTATCTCATTAACAGAAGTAGATGTCAAGTTCAATGAAAGTGTTGATGTGACGACCTCACAGAATTCAAATAATTATGGAATTGATGGCGCTATTGACGTAACCAATGCAGTAGTAGATGGAATTGACAATTCGATCGTGCACTTGACCACTGATGCATTGACAAATGGCACAACTTACGCTATCACCATTAATAATGTAGAAGATGAGAATGGAAATATAATTGCTTCAAATAGTCAGGAGAGCTTCCAATACCTGGTTTTTGAAGAAGCGGAAGAATTCGATGTGGTGATTAATGAATTCATGCCGGATCCTAATCCAGTAGTCACAACCTTGCCGGATGCAGAGTATGTAGAATTATTTAATAGATCGTCCAAGTACTTTAATTTGGAAAACTGGTCGTTGGATGGAGAAAGCTTGCCAGTGTTTACATTGGCCCCTGGAGGATATGTCATTATCGTAGACGATGATGACTTAGGGTTGTTTAGTGGCTTCTCGAATGTGCTGACCATTAGTTCATTCAGCTTAAATAATTCTACAGTAGATAATATTTCCCTACTAGATGATAATGCCACCACTATTCATGCAATTTCCTTTGTAGGATCTACAGGAGGAGTATCCACAGAACTTATCAACCCCAATGGTCCTGATTATTCGCAAAACAATTTTGGATTGAGCATTGATCCAGATGGAGGGACGCCCGGAGAACAAAACTCGATCTTTGACGATACACCAGATACCACAGCTCCACAAATAGAATCTATCAATGTGATTTCTATGACAGAACTTGATGTTACGTTTAGTGAAGTACTGGAAGAATCGTCAGCTGAAACAAGTGCCAACTACTCGATAGATGGAGGAGTCTCCATAAATGCTGTTGCATTAGATGACATGGATGGGAGTTTGGTTCATATAGTTGTTAGTCCACTAGTTTCGGGCGAAGTAAGAACTTTGTCAGTCAATGATGTGCAGGATCTATCAGCTAATTCAGCTTCTGATACAGAACCGTTTGAATATTTAGAAACTGAAGAAGCTGTTGCAGGAGATGTCGTCATCAATGAATTTCTATCTAATCCAGTAAACAATAGCGACGATTTTATAGAGTTATTCAACAACTCTGAGAAGTTTATAGACGTGGAAGGTTGGAACATCATAGATGCTTCGGATACTTCTAATAACCTTCCTTCATTTATCATTCGACCGGGGGAGTATTTGATTGTTTATGATGATGGATCAACGATAGATTATGCTGCATTTGGAAACGCACTAACAATCTCAAGTCTCACACTCAACAACTCAGATGATCAAATAGAAATTGTTAATGGATCAGATAATCAAATTGCTTTCATAGCGTATGAAGATGAGCAAGATGATGGGGTTTCATTAGAACTGATTAATCCTGATGATCCTTGCTTATCACTTGACAGCTACTCTACTTCGATAGACCCATCAGGTAACACTCCCGGTAGTCAAAATTCTGTTTTTGATGATACTCCAGATACTGAAGCCCCAACGGTGAGCTCCTTTGGCTATTCCACATCCTTAGCCATCAACTTCTCAGAAAAGATGGATGCTTCCAGTTTAATGACAGGTGAATATACTGTTTCAGGAGGGTTAACAATCGATGATATCATAATCAACGGTGATTATCCAACCTCGATAAATGTGGTATTCATACAGGGAATAGAGAAAGGAATTATTTACCAGTTTACCCTCTCAGATGTGAGCGATTGTGCAGGTAATGCGATAGTAGAAACAACTTTTAGTTTTAGCATGGGAAGAGCTCCTTCTTTCAACGAAGTGTTTATTACAGAAATCCTATTTGATCCAGATCCATCTGTTGGTCTGCCAGAGGTTGAATTTCTTGAAATTCATAATATCGCCGGAGATGTGATATCCACAGAAGGAATGTTTTTAATCGATGCAAGTTCCACTGTTGAATTGCCATCAATTAACCTGCAACCAAAATCATACACTATCTTAACATCAACTGCAGGAGCTAATGAATTCACTCAAGGCGCAGTTGGAATATCGAATTTTCCCTCACTAAATAATACAGGAGAACAACTCATTTTGACATTTCAAGAGAGTCTTATCTCTTCTATCGATTATGATCCTGCCTGGCACGAAGACTCTAAGTCTGATGGAGGTTATTCATTAGAAATGGTTGACATTACAAATCCCTGCACTGCAAGCGGAGCAAACTGGAATAGTTCTATCAATCTGAATGGAGGAACACCTGGGGCTGTAAATTCAATTAACAATGAAGGAAGTGTTCCTGACAATCTAGGTCCAGAACTTCAAAAAGTTACCGCAATTTCGAGCGATATGATTAGGTTAGATTTTTCGGAAAAAATTGATCCACTAAATGTGGAGACTATTAATTTGGAGTTCGAGCCTGAAGTAGAGATCGAGAGACTCTATCAAGACTTTCAAAATCCAATATCAGTATTTGTAGTTTTAACGCAAGACCTGGAAGAAAATATTGCTTACCAACTCAATGCATTTAATGTTGCAGATTGTAACGGCAATTTGAGTGAAGCTGATGAGATCACTTTTGCCCTCCCGATAGAGGCTCAAGCAAATCAAATTCTTATCAGCGAAGTACTCTTCAATCCGCGCACAAATGGTGTCGATTTCGTAGAGCTTTATAATAATTCCGATGATTTCATTACTCTAAAAAATTGGCAATTGGCAAGATTAGATCTAGAAGGATTGGATGATCAAGTGATACTCTCCGATGAGGAGTTGGTGCTAAATCCAAGAGATTTCATTGTCCTAACTGAATACGCAAATGTTCTGCTTAATAATTACCCGAAAGGGATCTTCTCTAAATTCTTTGAAACTTCCACATTTCCAACCTATGCTCAAGATACTGGAAATGTCATTATACTAAATGCTATGGGAGAAATACACGAGCGAGTCTTTTATGATGCAGACTATCATTATGACTTGTTGGAGAGTGTAAAAGGAATCTCGCTTGAAAGAGTCTCGTATGATGAATCCGCGAATAACTCGAGCAACTGGCGTTCTGCTTCTAGTACCGAAGGTTTTGCTACGCCGGGTTATGCCAACTCGCAATCTTTCGAAAATGATACACCAGTGGGAAGAGTTACTGCCAGTCCGGAAGTATTCATTCCTGGAAATGTTGGTTCTGGACGTGATTTCACCACTATCAATTACCAATTTGATGAACCCGGACAATTTGCGAACGTAAACATCTATGATCAAAACGGGAGGTTAGTGAAAAATCTGGCACAAGGTGCATCACTTGCAACTTCCGGATTTTTCCGATGGGATGGCGACACAGATGGTGGAAGCATGGCCAGAGTTGGTTATTATATCATCATTTTTGAAATATACGATGCTAGCGGAAATTCTGAGACGATAAAAGAGACAGTGGCAGTAGGGCGCGATTTTTAG
- a CDS encoding RsmD family RNA methyltransferase gives MDDSFDFIIREDVKDFIQQNINVDTKKLILNPPKDFKNQIKGISNQILARQKARGKLDNWAKNFDLIMPPPLSIEQASSLTTSQYKQPLISGDRLIDLTGGMGIDCLALSTQFRQTTYVEEQSKLCEIFQHNSRVLWSNIDIINKSAEEYLSTLDSEPENTVIYLDPARRDNQKNRVFKIEDCSPNLIQLIPTLKGKSSRVLIKLSPVLDIQAIDKAIPETSEIHIVSVKNDCKEILLIINFNEQIDTKIITVNLESGQSAYSFFRSEEAKIHSEFNTCLKYLYEPNSSIMKSGAFKKIGADFGLAKIAPNTHLYTSDEKLFDFPGKVFEILTHAKKKEISHYADNEKINVITRNYSLNANELKKKWKLKDGGNNFLIAFRDKEEKAQMVIVRKMNP, from the coding sequence ATGGACGATTCTTTTGATTTTATAATCCGAGAAGATGTAAAGGATTTCATCCAACAAAATATCAATGTTGATACAAAAAAATTAATTCTGAATCCTCCAAAGGATTTTAAGAATCAAATCAAAGGAATTTCAAATCAGATTTTGGCTCGTCAAAAAGCACGTGGGAAACTGGATAATTGGGCAAAGAATTTTGATTTGATTATGCCTCCTCCTCTTTCGATAGAACAAGCTTCTTCCTTAACCACCAGCCAATATAAGCAGCCGCTTATTTCGGGAGATAGATTAATTGACTTAACCGGTGGTATGGGAATTGATTGCTTGGCACTAAGTACTCAATTCCGGCAAACTACTTATGTGGAGGAGCAATCGAAACTCTGCGAAATATTTCAACACAACTCCAGAGTATTGTGGAGCAATATTGACATCATCAATAAATCGGCGGAGGAATACCTTAGTACCCTAGACTCAGAGCCTGAAAACACAGTCATTTACCTAGATCCAGCTAGGCGAGATAATCAAAAAAATCGTGTGTTTAAAATTGAAGACTGTTCCCCAAATCTCATCCAATTAATTCCAACTCTTAAAGGAAAATCGAGCAGGGTTTTGATCAAACTTTCTCCGGTTCTCGATATTCAAGCTATTGACAAAGCAATCCCAGAAACATCAGAAATTCATATTGTTTCAGTAAAAAATGATTGCAAAGAGATCTTATTAATCATCAACTTTAATGAACAGATCGATACCAAAATAATAACTGTTAACCTTGAAAGTGGACAGTCCGCATACTCTTTTTTTCGTTCGGAGGAGGCCAAGATTCATTCCGAATTCAATACTTGCCTGAAATATTTATACGAGCCCAATAGTTCCATCATGAAAAGTGGTGCATTCAAGAAAATAGGAGCTGATTTTGGGTTGGCTAAAATTGCCCCAAACACTCACCTCTATACCTCAGACGAGAAGTTGTTTGATTTTCCAGGAAAAGTTTTTGAAATTTTAACACACGCTAAGAAAAAAGAAATCTCTCATTATGCAGACAATGAAAAGATCAACGTGATTACTCGTAATTACTCATTAAATGCGAATGAGTTAAAGAAAAAATGGAAACTAAAAGATGGCGGAAATAACTTCTTGATTGCATTCAGAGATAAGGAAGAAAAAGCTCAAATGGTTATTGTCCGGAAGATGAATCCTTAA